One Caretta caretta isolate rCarCar2 chromosome 8, rCarCar1.hap1, whole genome shotgun sequence DNA window includes the following coding sequences:
- the CDKL3 gene encoding cyclin-dependent kinase-like 3 isoform X3 — protein sequence MEMYETLGKVGEGSYGTVVKCKHKETGQIVAIKIFYEKPEKSVNKIAMREIKFLKQFRHENLVNLIEVFRQKKKIHLVFEFIDHTVLDELQHYCQGLDNKRLRRYLFQILRAIEYLHSNNVIHRDIKPENILVSQTGITKLCDFGFARTLAAPGDIYTDYVATRWYRAPELVLKDTTYGKPVDIWALGCMIIEMATGNPYLPSSSDLDLLHKIVTKVGNLTPHLQSIFIRSPVFSGVVLPEVQHPKNARKKYPKLCALLADIVHACLQMDPTNRISSTDLLQHDYFTRDGFIEKFLPELKAKLLQEAKLNSLSKLRENNKEIELIKDEKRTIHIIASQNGPVVGKDIEKDKKSKDLKVKGTKVKGGKPEIPEIKKIEQEDAVNQWAPSSQNPPSFPQESKPTVTEITTTAAASNDPSGVKEDPPLIAVGTTMPPINPNCGNLTTANFNSPFPHSNTRLPEKAKKRRSPWQSVGQIGPNNRQDDGTLAQTQTEKVTLYERAAQIDQMANMNRKKRSISKSEKKDIHFPELPVTAQQKELKGMEVKQVKVLKRESKKSEVSKIPSLIHVDQNQEKQENTGNTQSENKTNLPDVE from the exons ATGGAGATGTACGAGACCCTTGGCAAAGTGGGAGAGGGGAGTTATGGAACAGTAGTGAAGTGCAAACACAAGGAAACAGGACAGATAGTAGCCATTAAGATATTCTATGAGAAACCAGAAAAATCTGTCAACAAAATTGCTATGAGAGAAATAAAGTTTCTAAAG CAATTTCGTCATGAAAACCTGGTCAACCTGATAGAAGTatttagacagaaaaaaaaaattcatttggtgTTTGAATTTATTGATCATACAGTTTTAGATGAGCTACAACATTACTGTCAAGGACTGGATAATAAAAGACTTAGAAGATACCTCTTTCAGATCCTTCGAGCAATTGAGTATCTCCACAGCAACAAT GTCATACATCGTGATATCAAACCTGAGAATATCTTAGTATCCCAGACGGGAATTACTAAACTATGTGATTTTGGTTTTGCTCGGACATTAGCTGCCCCTGGTGATATTTATACAGATTATGTGGCCACACGATGGTATAGGGCTCCAGAACTGGTATTAAAAGACACCACATATGGGaa ACCTGTGGACATCTGGGCTTTAGGTTGTATGATCATTGAGATGGCCACTGGAAATCCTTATCTACCCAGTAGCTCTGACCTAGACCTACTCCATAAAATTGTGACAAAAGTAG GGAATTTGACACCTCATCTTCAGAGTATTTTTATAAGGAGTCCAGTTTTTTCAGGGGTGGTCCTTCCGGAAGTCCAGCACCCTAAAAATGCAAGGAAAAAGTATCCCAAGCTCTGTGCATTACTGGCAGATATTGTTCAT GCTTGTTTACAAATGGATCCCACTAATAGGATCTCATCTACAGATCTGCTGCAGCATGACTATTTTACTAGAGATGGATTTATTGAAAA ATTCTTACCAGAACTGAAGGCTAAATTATTACAAGAAGCAAAGTTAAATTCTCTTTCAAAACTCAGAGAGAataataaagagattgaactaatAAAAGATGAAAAGAGAACTATTCATATTATTGCTTCTCagaatggtccagtggttggGAAG GATATTGAAAAGGACAAAAAATCAAAGGACTTAAAAGTAAAAGGTACAAAAGTGAAAGGAGGGAAACCAGAGATTCCAGAAATAAAAAAGATTGAACAAGAAGATGCAGTTAATCAGTGGGCTCCTTCCTCACAGAATCCTCCCAGTTTTCCTCAAGAGAGTAAACCTACAGTCACTGAGATAACCACCACTGCAGCAGCTAGCAACGATCCCAGCGGTGTGAAGGAAGATCCTCCACTAATAGCAGTTGGTACAACAATGCCACCCATCAATCCAAATTGTGGGAACCTTACTACTGCAAATTTCAATTCACCCTTCCCACACTCAAATACAAG GCTACctgaaaaagcaaagaaaaggagAAGCCCTTGGCAGTCAGTGGGACAAATAGGTCCAAACAACAGACAGGATGATGGGACTCTGGCTCAA ACTCAAACAGAAAAAGTCACACTGTATGAACGAGCTGCTCAGATTGATCAAATGGCCAATATGAACCGAAAGAAACGCAGTATTTCAAAATCTGAAAAGAAAGACATCCATTTTCCAGAACTTCCAGTAACAGCACAACAAAAGGAGCTGAAAGGAATGGAAG TTAAACAGGTAAAAGTGCTGAAGAGGGAGTCAAAGAAATCTGAAGTATCTAAAATACCATCTTTAATACACGTGGATCAGAATCAAGAAAAACAAGAG AATACTGGAAATAcacaaagtgaaaataaaaccaATCTGCCGGATGTAGAATAA
- the CDKL3 gene encoding cyclin-dependent kinase-like 3 isoform X7 translates to MESGLEQQFRHENLVNLIEVFRQKKKIHLVFEFIDHTVLDELQHYCQGLDNKRLRRYLFQILRAIEYLHSNNVIHRDIKPENILVSQTGITKLCDFGFARTLAAPGDIYTDYVATRWYRAPELVLKDTTYGKPVDIWALGCMIIEMATGNPYLPSSSDLDLLHKIVTKVGNLTPHLQSIFIRSPVFSGVVLPEVQHPKNARKKYPKLCALLADIVHACLQMDPTNRISSTDLLQHDYFTRDGFIEKFLPELKAKLLQEAKLNSLSKLRENNKEIELIKDEKRTIHIIASQNGPVVGKYLFQDIEKDKKSKDLKVKGTKVKGGKPEIPEIKKIEQEDAVNQWAPSSQNPPSFPQESKPTVTEITTTAAASNDPSGVKEDPPLIAVGTTMPPINPNCGNLTTANFNSPFPHSNTRLPEKAKKRRSPWQSVGQIGPNNRQDDGTLAQTQTEKVTLYERAAQIDQMANMNRKKRSISKSEKKDIHFPELPVTAQQKELKGMEVKQVKVLKRESKKSEVSKIPSLIHVDQNQEKQENTGNTQSENKTNLPDVE, encoded by the exons CAATTTCGTCATGAAAACCTGGTCAACCTGATAGAAGTatttagacagaaaaaaaaaattcatttggtgTTTGAATTTATTGATCATACAGTTTTAGATGAGCTACAACATTACTGTCAAGGACTGGATAATAAAAGACTTAGAAGATACCTCTTTCAGATCCTTCGAGCAATTGAGTATCTCCACAGCAACAAT GTCATACATCGTGATATCAAACCTGAGAATATCTTAGTATCCCAGACGGGAATTACTAAACTATGTGATTTTGGTTTTGCTCGGACATTAGCTGCCCCTGGTGATATTTATACAGATTATGTGGCCACACGATGGTATAGGGCTCCAGAACTGGTATTAAAAGACACCACATATGGGaa ACCTGTGGACATCTGGGCTTTAGGTTGTATGATCATTGAGATGGCCACTGGAAATCCTTATCTACCCAGTAGCTCTGACCTAGACCTACTCCATAAAATTGTGACAAAAGTAG GGAATTTGACACCTCATCTTCAGAGTATTTTTATAAGGAGTCCAGTTTTTTCAGGGGTGGTCCTTCCGGAAGTCCAGCACCCTAAAAATGCAAGGAAAAAGTATCCCAAGCTCTGTGCATTACTGGCAGATATTGTTCAT GCTTGTTTACAAATGGATCCCACTAATAGGATCTCATCTACAGATCTGCTGCAGCATGACTATTTTACTAGAGATGGATTTATTGAAAA ATTCTTACCAGAACTGAAGGCTAAATTATTACAAGAAGCAAAGTTAAATTCTCTTTCAAAACTCAGAGAGAataataaagagattgaactaatAAAAGATGAAAAGAGAACTATTCATATTATTGCTTCTCagaatggtccagtggttggGAAG TATCTCTTCCAGGATATTGAAAAGGACAAAAAATCAAAGGACTTAAAAGTAAAAGGTACAAAAGTGAAAGGAGGGAAACCAGAGATTCCAGAAATAAAAAAGATTGAACAAGAAGATGCAGTTAATCAGTGGGCTCCTTCCTCACAGAATCCTCCCAGTTTTCCTCAAGAGAGTAAACCTACAGTCACTGAGATAACCACCACTGCAGCAGCTAGCAACGATCCCAGCGGTGTGAAGGAAGATCCTCCACTAATAGCAGTTGGTACAACAATGCCACCCATCAATCCAAATTGTGGGAACCTTACTACTGCAAATTTCAATTCACCCTTCCCACACTCAAATACAAG GCTACctgaaaaagcaaagaaaaggagAAGCCCTTGGCAGTCAGTGGGACAAATAGGTCCAAACAACAGACAGGATGATGGGACTCTGGCTCAA ACTCAAACAGAAAAAGTCACACTGTATGAACGAGCTGCTCAGATTGATCAAATGGCCAATATGAACCGAAAGAAACGCAGTATTTCAAAATCTGAAAAGAAAGACATCCATTTTCCAGAACTTCCAGTAACAGCACAACAAAAGGAGCTGAAAGGAATGGAAG TTAAACAGGTAAAAGTGCTGAAGAGGGAGTCAAAGAAATCTGAAGTATCTAAAATACCATCTTTAATACACGTGGATCAGAATCAAGAAAAACAAGAG AATACTGGAAATAcacaaagtgaaaataaaaccaATCTGCCGGATGTAGAATAA